Below is a genomic region from Anoxybacillus flavithermus.
GGGCGACGTCGCCCAGTTGTTGCTCGTAACAAAGCTGAAAAAGCGGGCTGAGCCGCTCTTTCACATCTGTCGCTTTCCATTTTTTCTCTTCATTTTCTCCCCATTGTTCCATTAACTGGCGCGCATAGTTTCCGATGTCGGTCATGCCGATCATCGCTGCTGTGCCCGCAATGGAGTGAAGAAGGCGATAAACGTCTTGATGAGCGATTTCATCTACCGTTTCCCATTCTTCTAACCGTTTGCGAATATTTTTTAAAAAATGTTGGCGATATTTTTCATAACGATCCATAGTGATCCCCTACTGTTTATAAAATATGTTGATCAATCATTTGGACAAGTTCAGCAATTTCAGGTTTGCTCACTTGCGCTGTCGCCCCGACGCGCTCGCCTTTATGGCGAAGGTCGTCTGTAATTAAAGAAGAGAAAATGATGACTGGCAAATGTTTTAGTTTGTCATCTTCGCGGATGCGTTTCGTTAAATGGTGGCCGTCCATTTGCGGCATTTCAATATCGGTAATGACTAACTGCACTTCGCTTTCGACCGGCTTTCCTTTTTGCACGATCGCTTGTAAATAGTTGAACGCATCTTCGCCGTTTTCGAAAAACTCAACGTATACATACCCCGCCTCAGCAAGCGTATCGTGAAGCAGTTTGCGCAATAGCGGAGAATCTTCGGCAACGATTAGTTTTTTGTTCGAACGTTCGCGTTTGCCAAGTTTTTTCACGCGTTCAACGTTAATGCCGGACTGCGGGTTAATGTCGACAACGATTTTTTCAAAGTCGAGCAGTAAAATCATATTTCCGTTTAATTTCACTACACCGATCACTTGGCTTTCTAATCCTTGATACATTTGCGATGGCTTTTCGATTTGTTTCCATGATATGCGATGAATTTGTGTGACGTTATGGACGTGAAACACAACTTTTTGTTGATTGAACTGTGCGACAATATATTTGTCTTGCGCTGGATTGCTCGATGGCCCAAAGCCGAGCGCTTTCGCTAAATCGATGAGCGGGAGTACCTCGCCGCGCAATTCAATAATGCCTTCAATATACGGATGAGCATGTGGCACTTTTGTCGGTGCGATCGGTTGGATAATTTCTTTCACTTTAATGACGTTAATCGCGAAGCGGTTGTCACCAATTAAAAATTCGACAATTTCTAGTTCGTTCGTCCCACTTTCTAATAAAATTCCGTTTTTATTTTCCATAAAGCATCCCCCATTACGACATTATTTAACGTTATTTTATCATACTTCTTATAGCGGAAGAAAAACATTTTTAATATAAATAGTCGCTTATTTTCCGATTTGCCACGTTCGTATCAATGGCGCAACGGTCGGCATCGCGCCCGTATTGCCACATCCAAACGTTTGCGCGACAGTTCGGGACGTTTGGACGAAACGTTGGCGCTTTTGTTGCCGACGTCGTCCCCGGACGAGGATACGAGCTCCATACAATCGTTTGTTGCGCCACGCGTTCGTCGTTTTTTACCGCTTCGCAATATGCTTCTCCGAACGCCCCTTTCGTCGGATTGGCATATATGCCTGGGTGATATCCGCTCGGATAAAACGTATCGACCCAGGCACGAATCCATGCCGCGTCAACGTCAAATTCATCTTCAATGTTGGCGAAAATGACTTTATTTTTCGGAATGCCGAGTCTTCGCGCATGAAAAATCGCATTTCTTGCCGCCGTTCTTCCTTTTTCGTATTGTGTCGCTTCACGAAACGCATTGTAAATTGGAGCAATTTTTATGCCGTATCCTCGAATAAAAGCAATTTCTTCTTTCGTTAACCCATCCGATACGTTCGGCACTGTCGTTACATATCTTCCCCAAAATTGCGGAAAACCATATTGTTGTCGCACGCACGTAAACAATGCTTCCGTCACTTTTGCTGCTGAATCAACACCCCACATGCATCGATTCCCCCTTTTTTCGTTTCTTTCCATATATATGCGAATGATACATGTCTAAACAAAATTTTAAAATCGTTTCAAATATTACTTTATTCCTAGGTAAAATTCACTATAATAAAAGTAGACGATCATCACGGGGGATATATGATGAAACGAGAGAGACAAAAAAAACAGACGAGAATATTATTGCAACAAACTGCCCTGCAATTGTTTCAAAAACAAGGTTATGAACAAACGACCGTTTTGCAAATTACGAACGAAGCGGGCGTCGCAAAAGGAACATTTTTTAATTATTTTCGGACGAAAGAAGACGTATTGCAAAGCGTATTTTTTTCGCATGTCGAACGCGTGTATGAAAAAATAAAAAAAAATGAACATGGGCATTGGCGTGAGCAAATCGTGTTGCTGTTTCGGGAACTGACCGCGATGCACGAACAACTCGGAAAAGAAATAACAAAATCGATCGTACATATTTATACAACGAAACAAAAACAATCGCTTCCGCTCACTTCATTGATCGATATGCTGACACATGTATTTGAAGAAGGAAAACGATGTGGGGACATTCGAACGAGGCGACCTTCCGTGGCGCTTGCTTTAATAACGATTCAATTATATTTCGGAGCATTAAAATTATGGATGTTTTCGCACTTACATGAACCGCTGTCAACGTTTACGATCGGTACGATTACGATGTTTATCGACTATATGCAAAAAGAAGGGGACTAATCCCCTTCATACAATGGCAACGTGATCGTGACGGTCGTTCCGACGTTCAATCGGCTTTCGTATGTAATCGTTCCTCCCATTTCGCGAATAAGTCGGGCTGTAATCATGCTGCCGAGCCCTGTCCCTTTCGATTTTGTCGTATAATACGGCAACCCGATTTTTTTCAACTGCTCTTCCGTCATTCCTTTTCCAGTATCGTGAATCGTAATGATCACTTCTTTTTCCTTTTCATCGACTGTTTTATGAATCGTCACAAGCCCACCGTATTCAATTGCTTCTATTCCGTTTTTCATGACGTTTAATAGCGCTTGTTTTAAATAATGTTCATCGCCATACACATCGCTTTTCCCTTCCGTATATAGCTGCAACGACACGTTCATCATTGTTCCGAGCGGACTTAACAAATGAACGGACGTATGTAAAACGTCATCAATGTTCACTTTTTGCAGTTGAAATGGCGCCGGTTTTGCAAGTGACAAATATTCGGTAATAATTTCATTCGTCCGATCTAATTCTTCTAACATGATCGGGGCATATTTTTTTACGTTTTCGTCGGTCGTATCTTGGTTTAAAAATTGGACAAACCCTCGCACCGTTGTGAGCGGATTGCGAATTTCATGGGCGAACGACGCCGCCATTTCGCTTACCGTCGCTAGTTTATCGACGTAAATCATATCGTCAAACTGTTCGTTAAATTGAATAAGCCGTTCAATGACGTAGACGAGCGCGATAAACATCGCAATAAAAAAGGCGAAGTAGATGATATAAAATCGCCAAGAAAGAGGTGGAACGGCATATATAATCGTGGCAACATACAAAATAAGGTAAACCAAAACGATCATAAGCCCATATAACATTTTTCGTTTGACGTTAAAAAAAGATGAGCGAAACACCATGCCGACGATATACGCAAAGACAGACACAGTAATGCCCGCAAAAGCAAACGGACCACCGATGATGAAACGTCCGATGACGACCGTTAATGTACATAGCAATCCTGCTGTTTTTCCAATATATAACGTCGTCACTAAAATGACGATCATGCGAAAATCGAAATTCGTTTTCGCTAACGGCTGAATCGGATACATCATACATAATATAGCGGTAAACGATGCCACAACACCGTACATCATTTTTTGTTTCCATGTCAGCACCATTTTTCTTCGGAATGGGAAAAACAAGTTGGCATTAAAAATGAGCGAAAATAAAATGGTGATATTGACAACGAGTGGTTTAATAATCGCAATAAACATGTGATGCCTCCATGATGGTTGTTCCACATGTATTGTAACATAAGAAGAAGGACGACTACATTCGTTTTTATTTTCAGAAAAAATAAACATATTGACAGCTTTATGAACATGATAGACGTGGACAAATATGGCGCGTTACAATGATTGTGAAAAAAAACACGAAAAGAGAAGGTGTCAACATGAAAGGGTTAGCCATTCTTTTTGAAGAAGATCATACGGTCACGATTTTAGAAGATGTAGAAAAAGAACAACTTGAAGAAGTGGTAGACGAAGAAACAGAAGCAGTTCTTTGGCACGATGAAGAAATCGACTGGGACTACGGTTATTAATATAAAAAAAGCGAAAAGCGCCCCCCATTTCGCCTAAAAGCAGCCCGCATCCTGCGGGCAACGGCGACATGTCGCTGTCCTTGGCTCCGCGAAGAGCGCACAAGTCCCACCGCGGAGGCGGTCAGTGTGGGACGGAGCGCATCACACCGATGGCGCTTGGAGCTAGGCATGAATGTGAAATGTTATACGTTCTTATGTCTAAAAACTGGCGTTCGCTAGTTTTTATTTTTTTATTTTTATTTTTCAAAATTTTATTTACAATTTACAAAAAACTCTTTATAATGTAGAAAAGGGGGAAGAGTATTCTTCTCACTAAGGGGGAATGAAACATGTTTGAAAAGTACAATGATATGGCACTCGTACCGCAGCCGCACGATCTCGCTAACGGTTATAAGGAAGCTGCGCAATTAGTAATCGAACAGGCGTTGTTTCGATTTGAAAGAGATCGGTTGATGCGCGACATCGACAAAGCGCTTGAAGAACGGGATAAGGCACTGTTTCTTACCCTCTCCACACAATACAATGAACTTCGAGATCGTTATCGTCACTTGGAGGGTATCCACACATGATCGACTGTGAAACGACAGAACAGCACATAAGGTGAACGTTTTCAGCAAAACACATTGCGAAACGTTCACCTTTTATTGTTTAATAGAGAAAAACAAAGAAAGGTGAAAGACGATGATACTTCCGATGAATGAACGGGTACAACGTATTCAACTATCTGGCATTCGACAATTTTTTAACCTCGTTGCCCAAGAAAAAGACATCATTTCATTAACGATTGGACAACCTGATTTTCCGACGCCCGATCATATTAAAGAAGCGACAAAACAAGCGCTTGATGAGCAGTTTACTTCTTATACGCATAATGCGGGATATTTGCCGTTACGCGAAGCCGCTTGTCGCTTCGTTGAAACGAAATATGGACTGCGCTATACGACCGATGAAGTGATCGTTACCGTCGGCGCAAGCCAAGCGCTCGATATTGCGTTTCGTACCATTTTAACGGAAGGAGCAGAAGTCATTCTCCCTGCCCCTGTGTATCCAGGATATGAACCGATTATTCGTTTATGTGGGGCAACACCTGTACATGTCGATACGCGAAAAACCGGCTTTAAACTGTTAGCCGAACACATCGAACCGCTCATCACCGAGCGGACGCGGTGCATCGTATTGCCGTATCCGTCCAATCCGACAGGAATGACGTTAACGAGCGATGAACTGAAACAAATCGCTGCACTTGTAAAAGACAAACCGATTTGGGTCATTTCCGATGAAATTTATAGCGAACTTGTGTTTACAGGGAAACACGAGTCGATTGCGACATGGCTTCCTGATCAAACGATCGTCATTAACGGCGTAAGCAAATCGCATGCGATGACCGGTTTTCGCATCGGGTTTTTATTTGCGCGACAATGGATCATTGAACATATAGTAAAAGTGCATCAATATAACGTTTCATGCGCTACATCCATTGCGCAAAAAGCAGCGCTAGAAGCGTTAACGGTCGGAATAAACGATGCGAACGATATGAAAAAGCAATACGCGGAACGAATGGCATATGTATATGACCGCCTTCGCGCCATGGACTTTGACGTCCAAAAACCGAACGGAGCGTTTTACATTTTTCCTTCCATTGCAAAGTTTCATCAGTCATCTTTTGACTTTGCATTACAGCTAGCCAAAGAAGCGAAAGTCGCGGTCGTGCCTGGAAGTGCGTTTTCGGCATACGGCGAAGGATACGTTCGCATCTCATACGCTTGTTCGATGGAAGAGCTAGAAAAAGGGCTAGATCGCATGGAATCGTACATAAAAAAAGGTGCTCGCTAACAGCACCTTTTTTTACCACTCTTTATACCATTTATATAACGCTTGCGTTCCGCTTTGTTCTTCTCCGCGCTCAGCAAGCGCTTCATACAGTTGTTTCGCAAGTTTTAAACCAGGAAGCGACAGACCGAGCGTTTCTGCTTCAGCAAGCGCGATGCCCATATCTTTAATAAAGTGTTTTACGTAAAAGCCCGGAGCAAAATCGCCAGCAAGCATGCGCGGCGCAAGATAAGATAGCGACCAGCTTGATGCGGCGCCTTGCGAAATACTTTGCAAGACGCGTTCGGGGTCTAATCCTGCTTTTTCGGCATACACAAGCGCTTCACATACGCCAATCATATTTGTCGCAATCGCAATTTGGTTGCACATTTTCGTATGTTGCCCTGCTCCTGCTTTTCCTTGCCAAACGATATTTTTTCCGATATGCGAAAAAAAGCGCATGCATGCGGAAAACGCTTCTTTATCGCCGCCAACCATAATGGACAACGTCCCATCGCGCGCCCCAATGTCCCCACCTGAGACAGGCGCATCAAGAG
It encodes:
- a CDS encoding two-component sensor histidine kinase yields the protein MFIAIIKPLVVNITILFSLIFNANLFFPFRRKMVLTWKQKMMYGVVASFTAILCMMYPIQPLAKTNFDFRMIVILVTTLYIGKTAGLLCTLTVVIGRFIIGGPFAFAGITVSVFAYIVGMVFRSSFFNVKRKMLYGLMIVLVYLILYVATIIYAVPPLSWRFYIIYFAFFIAMFIALVYVIERLIQFNEQFDDMIYVDKLATVSEMAASFAHEIRNPLTTVRGFVQFLNQDTTDENVKKYAPIMLEELDRTNEIITEYLSLAKPAPFQLQKVNIDDVLHTSVHLLSPLGTMMNVSLQLYTEGKSDVYGDEHYLKQALLNVMKNGIEAIEYGGLVTIHKTVDEKEKEVIITIHDTGKGMTEEQLKKIGLPYYTTKSKGTGLGSMITARLIREMGGTITYESRLNVGTTVTITLPLYEGD
- a CDS encoding oxidoreductase, producing the protein MQTIGFIGLGVMGKSMARNLLRAGYPLVVYTRTKEKAEDILAEGAIWKETVKDVAEAADVVMTMVGEPQDVEHVYFGDDGILKHAKRGAYVIDFTTSKPSLAVRIYEAAKEKGIFALDAPVSGGDIGARDGTLSIMVGGDKEAFSACMRFFSHIGKNIVWQGKAGAGQHTKMCNQIAIATNMIGVCEALVYAEKAGLDPERVLQSISQGAASSWSLSYLAPRMLAGDFAPGFYVKHFIKDMGIALAEAETLGLSLPGLKLAKQLYEALAERGEEQSGTQALYKWYKEW
- a CDS encoding aromatic amino acid aminotransferase (catalyzes the transamination of the aromatic amino acid forming a ketoacid; first step in aromatic amino acid degradation in lactococci), coding for MILPMNERVQRIQLSGIRQFFNLVAQEKDIISLTIGQPDFPTPDHIKEATKQALDEQFTSYTHNAGYLPLREAACRFVETKYGLRYTTDEVIVTVGASQALDIAFRTILTEGAEVILPAPVYPGYEPIIRLCGATPVHVDTRKTGFKLLAEHIEPLITERTRCIVLPYPSNPTGMTLTSDELKQIAALVKDKPIWVISDEIYSELVFTGKHESIATWLPDQTIVINGVSKSHAMTGFRIGFLFARQWIIEHIVKVHQYNVSCATSIAQKAALEALTVGINDANDMKKQYAERMAYVYDRLRAMDFDVQKPNGAFYIFPSIAKFHQSSFDFALQLAKEAKVAVVPGSAFSAYGEGYVRISYACSMEELEKGLDRMESYIKKGAR
- a CDS encoding TetR family transcriptional regulator; the protein is MKRERQKKQTRILLQQTALQLFQKQGYEQTTVLQITNEAGVAKGTFFNYFRTKEDVLQSVFFSHVERVYEKIKKNEHGHWREQIVLLFRELTAMHEQLGKEITKSIVHIYTTKQKQSLPLTSLIDMLTHVFEEGKRCGDIRTRRPSVALALITIQLYFGALKLWMFSHLHEPLSTFTIGTITMFIDYMQKEGD
- a CDS encoding chemotaxis protein CheV, with amino-acid sequence MENKNGILLESGTNELEIVEFLIGDNRFAINVIKVKEIIQPIAPTKVPHAHPYIEGIIELRGEVLPLIDLAKALGFGPSSNPAQDKYIVAQFNQQKVVFHVHNVTQIHRISWKQIEKPSQMYQGLESQVIGVVKLNGNMILLLDFEKIVVDINPQSGINVERVKKLGKRERSNKKLIVAEDSPLLRKLLHDTLAEAGYVYVEFFENGEDAFNYLQAIVQKGKPVESEVQLVITDIEMPQMDGHHLTKRIREDDKLKHLPVIIFSSLITDDLRHKGERVGATAQVSKPEIAELVQMIDQHIL